The Thermoanaerobaculia bacterium genome contains the following window.
CTCGGCGGGAGGACACTTCAACCCGATGCACATGGAGCACGGCTCCCCCGACGCCCCCGTCCACCACGCCGGCGATTTCGGCAACATCCTCGTCGGGGAAGACGGCCACGGGCACCTCGAGCTCGACACGGCGATGCTGACCGTGCTTCCCGGCGATCGCTCGGTCGCGGGGCGCGCCGTCGTCGTCCACGCCAAGGAAGACGACATGCACACCCAGCCGACGGGCAACGCGGGCGGCCGGATCGGCTGCGGGGTCGTGGCGGAAAAGACGGCGGCTTCCCTGAAGTAAAGGAACCTCGCGGAGGCGCCGCCCGC
Protein-coding sequences here:
- a CDS encoding superoxide dismutase family protein, yielding MRTIARTFVALAPLAFLAACSGSKSSSPATTTPHAGPTAVATIEGRSGSSLTGTATFVQNGDAVHVSVDVSKAPQGVHAVHLHEKGDCSAPDATSAGGHFNPMHMEHGSPDAPVHHAGDFGNILVGEDGHGHLELDTAMLTVLPGDRSVAGRAVVVHAKEDDMHTQPTGNAGGRIGCGVVAEKTAASLK